Below is a window of Oryza brachyantha chromosome 10, ObraRS2, whole genome shotgun sequence DNA.
AAGTAGGCAAAGGCATTCACTGAATTCAATACCTAACTCATGTTCAAGATTCAATAGCAATATAACTTAGTTTTGGTTATAGAGGGAAAATGAGGACCATAGAAAAGATAATCTTGAAAATCAATATTAAGTTTTACATGCTACCTAAAATAAAGAAGGGGATAATGGtaatataatattgttttcctaatgcatattatatatttgtctaGAGTGATTTTTTGATGTTTACGAGATACTTAAAGATAGACAAAGGTGGTGCTATGGAAGCTGTGCGAGGGGCAAGgtgcagaaagaaaaaaaattataatcaatggtaatgatgtaaatataatgatattatgatagcaAATgtatcttatatttataccttCCACATATGAAAAGTATGTACATGTATTAGCTAGGTTGATTGCATGTGTTCAATAGTTCTCATCTTATTGTTTACGTAGAGTTTAATCTATTACGAGGAaggggcggaggtggaggtgacCAGAGTTAGGGGGAATGGCGGAGGTGGGGCCAAAGGAAGGGACAACAGAGGAAGAGGGGCCAGAGGAAGGTGCACGACGCTGCCTTATATGGTCCCCGGAGAAAACGGTGGCGACAAGGTGTAGAAAGATTTTCGAAGATCACGCCAATATGATCTCTACCATGTTAATTAGGCCAAAGTTTGGAAACTGACTACAATATCACGCAATTTTTGTTCCCACCACgtaaatgatattttactGGTGCCTTTCAATCCATTTACGCACTACGTTTTGTGTTATCTCTATAATTTGGTGGACATAAATGCCCTTATATACAATTACTTTTTAACTCTCAGTATATTTATACCTCTAATACCTTTTATAAGGTACCTTTTGTCGTAAGATATCAGATCTatgatattttagaaatacaaaTACCATGGCTCCTAGAATCATCAATCTCAAAACAAAAGGGAGAAAACAaattactacctctgtcctgAAATAAGAtcgtttttcatttttccgtgcccaacgtttgaccattcgtcttatttaaaaaatttgtataaatacttaaaaaaattagtcacgcataaagtactattcatgatctGGTAAGAACACagatattaatcgtaaatttttttaaataagacgaatggttaaacgttggacacggaaaaacgaaaaacgaTCTTATTtcaggacggaggtagtataccATAAACTCAATAACTAGAAATAACAACATAGCCTGAACATGTAGGACGTGTTACAATGAAGGCAGGCAATCCCATCCAACTTTAGGACCCATCAGATATATACATTGTCGACTCCAATAAAATGTGTGATTGTGCATTTATGCTTCTGCATCTCTAACAATGGCTAACTTGGGCTCCCAAAACTTACTTTTGGGAGATTAGGCTAAAAAGTGATCTCCAACGACCCCTAATACATACTTCATGTTTTACGTTATTCCTAATactgataaaaaaatggaccagatttagagttttttttactcatTGCTCcaattggtaaaaaaaattgtcttttGTGCGCCCTTGTTTTTTCTTGGTGCACACTTTTTCCTTTCTCGCGCTTTTCCTCCGTCCTTGGTGACGTTCGGTCTCCTCCACTCGAGCCCATCCTTCCCGTGCGCGTCCTTCAGTTTCCTCTGCCCACGCCCAACCTTCTTTCCCTTCGTCGGTCGGCCACTGCCCCCGGTGCCCAGCCTCCTTCCCctcgaaattttttattttttaaacttttttaagaaataattttattactaaacctccggagaaaatattttcaaacctaaaccttttggccacgccaccaacattgacgtggcaagacaacactGCCACGCAGCCTAATCGGCGTGCCATGGCGTGATAGTCTTGCCACGTTATTATCGGTGGCGTGGTAAGACAATGCTGCCACACCACCAACAATGACGTGacggcgtggccaaaaggttcatgcagtgaaaaatattttccacggagatttagtaataaaattatttcttaaaaaagtttaaaaaataaaaaaatttccttcCCCTCCATCGGTCGCCCActcgcccgccgtcgccgtcctttGCCCACTTCTGCCTATGCACTGAGGGTGCCGCTCCTGTCCAACCACCGttggagttaaaaaaatttataggagtCCTGCCTATGGTGTAGACTAACTAAATTTAGGAATTTAAATATAGGAGCACTGTTATATTTGAGAAAGATTTAGGAGCAtgattattttggaacaactCTCAATGCAGTAATTTTGGGAATCAATTTTTGGTAATCTCTCGGAGATGCTAACACCCCTGGTTTCGGTTACACTGGTACTAATACTAGGAGTTAGTAAGCAGAGCAGTCAGATCTTAATACGGGgcattattttttcatctcaTTAACAGTGTTAACTAGTCTCCTTGTCATCCAAATATAGAAATTCGCTtttgtattttctttaatttgacAACGATATATGAATTAGACGAatagaggagaggagtgaGAGTGAATTGTTAATTGTTGCCTACGAATGAACGTGACAAGAACGATACATGAACTGCAGCAGGTTGACGACGCTGAGAGCAGCCATCATCCAGAAGAAGTAATCCAGATGCCCCTCGTCCAGCTTCTCCGGGATCCACCCACCCGCCCCGCCGCGTGCCGTGGCTGCCGCGACCACACCGAGCACGCCGGAGTTGAGGTAGTTCGCCgtcgcgacggcgaggtgcgcgAGCGATGTGCCGAGGCTCTTCATCGACTCCGGCGACTGCTCGTAGAAGAACTCCAGCATGCCGATGCTGGTGAACACCTCCGCCATACCCAGCACGAAGTAGGACGGCGCCTGCCACATGATGCTcatcggcgccgacgacgcacGACGCCTCGCCTCGACCTGCGCCGAGTACGCCATGGCCACCGCGGAAAGCGCGAGGCCGACGGCGATGCGCTGCAGGTGGGAGAGGCCCCGGGCGTTGCCGGTGACGCGCCGCGCCAGCGGCACCAGCACGGCGTCGTAGACGGGGACCCAGATGAGGACGCTGACGACGTTGAACGTGGCGAGCGACGCCGGCTGCACGGTGAACGGGCCGACGCGGCCGTCCATGGCAGCGCTCTGCTCGATCAGCGTCGACGACATCTGCGCGGTGACCACGAAGAAGAGGAGCAGCGAGGCCCAGAGCGGGAAGATACGCAGCAGCATCTTGAGCTCCTCCACCTGCGACACGGTGCACAGCCTCCATGGACTGTTGTCATCGGACGGGATGGCAGCCTTGTCCAAGAACCTGCAAATACTATGCATCATCCTATATTCCTATGAGCAATGCCTtttcggaaaaaaaaatgttatcgaGCTAAATGAAATCTGTTGCAATAAATTatattccctccattccacgttataaaactttatatatatatcttaattaattagcatccatatgaatttagacaatgctgtaaagtcttacattatgaaacggagtaaatatgaaattttatatagaaaaagtggtacctcttgataTCTTTTTAATGTTTGCTCTTTAAATTAAGTTCATCTATAAGTGTCCCCAACATATAAGTTGGCTCTAAGATTAGCATACATGGTACAATTCTTAAATGCCGATTTGTCTTGCAACAAGCCAACATTGTGGCACTACCAACTACAGGTGACTAGTTTCTTTTATCCAATTAGTGGAAATTGTTCACATAAATTTAGCTAGTTTTTGTACGACAGTAAAATTTCTTGTTTCCATAACTCTTGCAGTAGCTAGCCAGTATTCTTTGATGCAAATGCAATGAGCAATACCTGAATTGAGTGGTATGTTGAACCCTATAGTGGTCACCATCATTCAATCTTGGAAGCTCATGCAGGAGTGAGCTATCATCAGGCAACTTCATCCTGTGGTTCCTCGCAGCTGCAACCACAACCTGAGAGACCCTCGTCAATGGACTCCCTCCCAGTTTCCTGTACCTGTACACCCTCCTACCGGCGACGAACATGGCGAGGCTGAACCCCATGAGCAGCATCGGAGCCGCGAAACCGACGCCCCAACCCACGTTGTCCTGCACCCACACAAGCACGGTGGTGGACAGCAGCGTGCCCACGTTGTTCgtgaagtagtagtagttgaAGAACGAGCCCTTCGTCACCCTCTCCaccgggtcgccgccgtcgaatTGGTCGGCGCCGAGTGCCGAAATGCAGGGCTTGATCCCTCCAGCCCCAAGGGCAATGAGGTACAGCCCTAGGTAGGCGACGACACGGCGAATGCCGTCGCCACTGTTGATGTAGGGATCATGCAAGGTCAGTGGAAGTGATGCTGAAATCGTCAGAACAAGCATTCCCTGATGAAATAGAGATGATTAGAGTTGCAAAAGGcacatgaaacaaaatattgtaGTTGCTACTTGCTAGTGTGACAGATTGTTTGCACTTACGACAGTGTAAACAGAGAGGCATGTTACTACAGTCCTGTATCTTCCCCAGAATGTGTCAGCCATGAAGGCTCCAATGAGTGGTGCGAAGAAGCAAGTTCCAATCCAAGTCGACACACTTCGTGCAGCATCGACATTGCTTTCCTGGAGCACATTCGTCAGGTACCTGACTAAGTTCTTCAAAACCGCAGAGAAGCACAGGCATTGAGTGAATTCAGCACCTAGTGCATGTTCAGGACCCAGCAGGTTAACTGATGCCGGTTTATTTTACAAGGAAACTAAGCAGCATCAACAGAATAATTTTGTGCAGTTTTGTGAAACTTCTCTGAAATACCTAAAATGAAGAAGCATGCTCTCCAATTCCCTGTACTCTGCTTCGGTGCAGGCCTTCGATCAATATCAACCGTTCCATCGCAGGTGTATTCTGAACACTGTTCCTGAATGACAATACCAATAATTGTTATTACTCAGAACTAGCGTTAACTAATACTCCTAATGCACAGCACAGACCACATCTCTTGTTTCTTTGTGATAAACTGAATCCAAATGATCGACTTTACATGTCATGTGTCACATGGAGGTGCGATATATTTGGTACCTACTTAGGAAAGGAGATCTGTGCGACTGCGAGGTAATGGAATAATACATACCTGAGGAGGCAGGTAATGAATCAGTGGCCTCTCTTCATCTGTTCCCTCCATGTGACCCTTTCTTCCTCAGATTCCCTACCTTTTAGAGAGGAAAgcaaatacatatatagtttcatattAATTGATCAGTGGTCTTAAAAAGTAATGAGCAGCCATGATTATATTTGTTACTCAACTACTATAAGATTTTCCTTGGATATTTAGGTTTGAACCGACCCTGTTTGAAATCCTATTGAATCTTGAAAGCAAAGTACAGACCATGAGTAACTAACAAGTGAAGTGTAAAACCAAAAATAGCCTTGAATAACTATCTTTTTCATCCCACATTTTGTGAAGTGGAAAAGGAGCACTCACTACTCAAAAAGAACAAAGCAGGATCCATTCAGTGCAAGTATACTCAAGTGTGCATGAAAAAAGTTAGATGTAGAATGAAATCCAAAAGGAAGAAATGGCGTTTGCCTGAAACATGCTACTCCCTGTAATGCTCTCAAACAGATAGAGACCTGGAATAAGCTTCACAAGAACTAGACTCTGCAGGTGGCCATGGATGTTGGATcccagcagcagtagcagatTCTGAGAGAGAACATACGCAAATACAcacaggagagagagagagagagagagagagagagagagagctgaaGAGAGTTAGCAATGGAGGCCAAGGCAGAAGAGgctgggagagagaggagatgtTTTGTGGAGGCTGGCAgtaggtgaggtgaggtgagacAAGAGAGGTAGGAACCTAGGACAGGACGAATGGAATCAGTCACATTGCAGGTATTAATTTAATGATGGAAATGCTAAATGCCGCCGTTTGAATCAATTGGCATGATGATGAATGCCGATGGATGATCTTAGAATAGAATTCTCCTAAATTAGTGGGCATCTCTGTCGAATTTAGAATTTTGAACCAAACTTATCTATTCCATTCCATATTCTATTCCGGCTAGCACTTGGTATGGTACCGGTGccatttcatggtttaatcaaATCTATCTAGGTGAAAAGTTTTCCCTAAGATGGTAGCATATAATACTCCGTTGGATGCAAATTTGgacaaaaaactaaaagagaAGAAGTATTGTACTACTCGAGGATCCCTACACGTCCACGGTCTCTAATCGTCTATTAATTTGAGAAACTatgtaaaagttaaatttttgcATCTCCTATCAATTTGATATAAAAAAGTGACTTTATTTGAACCACGGGGTATtacaacaaattaattcaCTCCTCAGCATACACTTGGTCCTTATCTTTCAAAAGGGGATGATTCATTATACATGAAACTCTATGCTTCCTTTATCATCAATACATAGATAATCTTGTTGACAATTGGACCTTCAAAATCACTTATTGTtgcattaaaattatttattgtgtTCTTAAAATTCAAGTAAAAGTTAAGGAGCTATTTTAAGACATAGagaatttaagaaaaacaCTCCAAGTCACAATAGATTTTTCTTAGAcgtattttagtttttgaggctttcttttaattttttaatgaattctaaaattgcaattagaaatgatttttaaCTTGGGATGAATTTATATGGGCGTGGCAACTGGTCTGCTGGTTAGTGTTGTACATCCAACTACGGTCCATATGtagtaaaacaaaaaaaaaacaagtgacACCATAAGAtaaaatacaacaaaatttccACATAACATAGTTTTGTGTGAATTTTATTACTCAcacaattttagatttttaggaTAAAAATCCGCCTCCTTTGGCCTCCCACCCAATTTACATAAAGTGCATAGTGTGGGATGAAGGTGCTAGAGAGAAGTGAGACATATTTTACcagtttaaaatataagaccaACAAGGATCACATTATTTTACCTGTGCATATTTAAAATGTAAGACCAACAAGTATGACACTATTTTATCTCTTAGGGGTTCTAAAGAGGAAAACTCGTAAGAGGTATTGTGTTTAGGTCTCAGGGCTGCTTCTTGAAATCCATCATAAGGTGGAAGACCTTCACCTGTCCCAGGTTTCCACTCATACCTGTCATAGGCGACTAATTATCTTTGATAGGTCTTGACAAGAGTCCACAAGAGATAACTTGTCCAGATCTCTGACTGGTGTGTTTCAATACCTGTCATAGGTAAAGACTTACCATTGATGGGTCAGACCATTGGACCTCATCTATAACAAACCATTATACTGTCTGTGAAAGGCCACACTATCTATAACGAGACACCATGGTTCGTCACAAGTACCTCGTCACAATTAAGGGTATCTATGACAGTGTATATTAAAAAGACCTTTATATCTTGAGACAATGATAACATTTACATCTGGAGACAGTTATAACAAGTATGGTAATGGAGGTTTACATATAACCAAGGTAATAGTGGTAGACTCAAATCCATGACATGTTTtacaatatatgttttttttcctcttttaaTGATTGTAACCATGCAATCCTATGCGTGCGGACTTCTTTCCTAGTAAGAGTAAAAGATTTGCtctagtccaacaaaaagtaacatcGCGGTAtgaaatcgtttctgatcattggatctaacaatgcacatcctactcagctagatccaatgatagaaaatgatttggtacctcgagatactttttattgaaccgaagcaaatctcatcGGTAAAAGCTCCTACACTAGCCTAGATTTGCTTAGAGAAATCTGTAGTTTGCATTCTCAATTGGTTGCCATGACAGAAAAAAGAATCGGAGATCAATTTTGCAGCATCATTTTACTACGTTGACAGGCATGAACCCATGGATATTAACGTAGACCcatcagtatatatatgtcaagaCGATAGCGTAGTGTTGTTGCCTCTGTATCTGACGGAGCAAAGCAGGAACTGCAGCAGGTTGAGCAGGCTGAGAGCAGCCATCATCCAGAAGAAGTAGTCCAGATGCCCCTCGTCCAGCTTCTCCGGGATCcacccgcctccgccgccgctcgtcgtgGCCATGGCGACGACGCTAAGCAGCGCGGAGTTGAGGTAGTTGGCAACAGCGATGGCAAGATGCGTGAGCGCCGTGCCGAGGCTCTTCATCGACTCCGGCGACTGCTCGTAGAAGAACTCCATCGCGCCGATGACGGTGAACACCTCCGCCATGCCCAGCACGAAGTAGCACGGCGCCTGCCACATTATGCccaccggcgccgctgccgccagcCGTtgcgcctccaccgccgccgagtacgccatggccgccgtgGACAGCATGAGGCCCGCGCCGATGCGCTGCAGGTGTGAGATGCCCCTGTCCTTGCCGGTGACGCGCCGTGCCACCGGCACCACGACGGCGTCGTACAGAGGGACGCAGATGAGAACGCCGATGACGTCGAAGGAGGCGAGCGAGGCCGGTGGCACGGTGAACGGGCCGATGCGTCCGTCCATGGCTGTACCTTGCTCTATCAATGTCGACGTCACCTGGGCGGTCACCACGAAGAACATGAACAGCGACGCCCAGACCGGGAGCATCCGCAGCAGCATCTTGAGCTCCTCCACCTGCGACACCGTGCACAGCCTCCATGGGCTCGACTGCGCCGCATTGTTCTTGTTGGGCAAGATGGCAGCCTTGTCAAAGAACCTTGACAAACATTACAAGTTGTGGAATAGTAGTGGTCATGATTAGTTGCTTGTGATGGACAAAAGATAACTCCTATTTAGCGGAATTCCACAATaggtttacttttttttaatggaaaacaATCCAGCCTCTGCATCCAGTCCACAATGGTCTTGCTACTTTATTCTTAGAGCATTTTCCCTTTCTTGAggggtaccatgaggtacaactattttgtatataaattctttttatCTTCTATTATCTAAGGTACCTCTTCAAAGATAGGAAAAATGCTCATTTTACATAACATTAGTAGAGaatcaaagtaaaattttctatgagATATGCACTATCAGAAAACTAGAATATGAAACAGATTGTACATTTTGCATTTATTTACTAAAGTCTGTTTTACCGTTTAGTGGTATGTGATGACATATTACCTTCTACATGGAATTAAATCAGCTAGTGGATCATCTATATTGTATGGTCTTCTTAACAGCAGGAGTTTTTCTGGTTATTCACTTAAGTTTGTACCGTAGTAAATCATCAATACACATTGACTAATTGTGTAGACGACTCTGGCAGTATCTAGCATATACTTGGTTCaagagttttactcccatcctTCGTTTTGTAcatcgagataccaaatcgtttcttactattggatctagctaaataggatgtgcacttttagattcaacgatcagaaacgatttggtaccgcgaagTACCAGTAACTCGatgtacaaaaggaaggatgaaAGTAAAACTCTTGGTTCAAAGATCAATACCTGAATTGAGCAGTATGTTGAGTCTTGTAGCCATGTTCATTCAATCTTGGAACCTCATGCAGGAGCGAGCTGTCATCAGGCAACATCAGCCTGTGATTCCTAACAGCTGCAACCACAACCTGAGAGACCCTCGTCAATGGACTCCCTCCCAGTTTTCTGTACCTGTACACCCTCCTACCAGAAACAAACATGGCGAGGCCAAACCCCAAGAGCAGCGTGGGGATCGCAAAACTAACACTCCACCCTATGTTGTCCTGCACCCAGACGAGCACAGTAGTCGACAGTAGAGAGCCCATGTGCATTGAGAAGTAGTACCAATTGAAGAACGATCCCTTGATCACCCGCTCCACCGGGTCGGCGCTGTCAAATTGATCAGCCCCAAAGGCCGGAGTGCAGGGTTGCAGACATCCATGTCCAAGGGCAAAAAGGTAGAGCCCTAGGTAGACTGTCACATGAGAAATATCCCCATAGTAGTGAGAAGCATTCAGGAACAATGGTGATGATGCTGAAACCGTCAGAATGAGCATTCCCTGTAAAAGAAATAGAACTGTTCAGAGTTGCAAATGACACATCAAACCACAGATTGTATGTGTCAGTTCCTAGTCTGCTTGTTGGCCTTACAAGGACGACAACAAAGAGGGAAATTAGTATTGTCCGATATCTTCCCCAGTATGTGTCAGCCAAGAAGGCTCCAATGAGTGGTGTGAAGAAGCAAGTTCCAATCCAAATCGACACACTTTGTGCAGCATGGATGTTGCTTTCCTGGAGGACACTTGTGAGGTATGTGACTAAGTTCTTCGAAATCCCAAAGAAGCACAAGGATCCAGTGAATTCAGCACCTATGATTTGTGCAGGACTCAGCAGGTCAGTTGTGTATGTTAATCAAGGAAATTGAGCAGCATAAACAGAATAGTTTTGTGCAATATTTTAAACTTCCCTGGAGTACCTAAAATGAAGAAGCATGCTCTCCAGTTCCCTGAACTCTGCTTCAGTGCAGGCTCTTTATCAATATTAACCGTTCCATCGCATGTGTACTGTGAACATTGTTCCTGAGTAACAATGACAAAACAAATGTATGTTACACAGAATTTAGcattaaatatttgcaaaGATTCGCTGAAGAACAAGAAATTGCAAGAACAGATTTATTGCTTTGGTGTGAAAAACTGAAGCCAAACTAGCGACCGCACATGTCATTTGTTCCATGGAAATGCAATATTTTGTTACCTACCTAGGAGAAAGAGATTATGACAAGGTAATAGAAATATACCTGTGGAGGCAGGTGATGAATGAGTGGCCTCTCCTCATCTGCTGCTCCTGCCTCCATGTGAGCTTGTGGACTCTTTCGGCAATTTTTGTTGGAAGGAGCACAACAACTCTAAGGAAATTGCAGTCAGTTCAGTATAATCCTACTCCTCAAGGACTTTGTGCAAGCCATCCATCTGGACAGTGGTGACATAAGAAAACTTAAGAAGATAATTAAGCATGAAGATTATATCGAACAAATTGCATTATAATACCCAACAATCCGTTTGTCCTTTTTTGTTCTTTGAAGAAGACGTTGACACTAGCCAACAAATGATTCACTCTTTTTCTGATTGATTACTCATATCCAACTATCCATTAGATTAAAGCCTTCACGTACGGAATCTCACAATTTCAATACGGGAAGTTATGATGCAAATTAACTC
It encodes the following:
- the LOC102711018 gene encoding protein NRT1/ PTR FAMILY 8.3-like isoform X2; its protein translation is MEGTDEERPLIHYLPPQEQCSEYTCDGTVDIDRRPAPKQSTGNWRACFFILGAEFTQCLCFSAVLKNLVRYLTNVLQESNVDAARSVSTWIGTCFFAPLIGAFMADTFWGRYRTVVTCLSVYTVGMLVLTISASLPLTLHDPYINSGDGIRRVVAYLGLYLIALGAGGIKPCISALGADQFDGGDPVERVTKGSFFNYYYFTNNVGTLLSTTVLVWVQDNVGWGVGFAAPMLLMGFSLAMFVAGRRVYRYRKLGGSPLTRVSQVVVAAARNHRMKLPDDSSLLHELPRLNDGDHYRVQHTTQFRFLDKAAIPSDDNSPWRLCTVSQVEELKMLLRIFPLWASLLLFFVVTAQMSSTLIEQSAAMDGRVGPFTVQPASLATFNVVSVLIWVPVYDAVLVPLARRVTGNARGLSHLQRIAVGLALSAVAMAYSAQVEARRRASSAPMSIMWQAPSYFVLGMAEVFTSIGMLEFFYEQSPESMKSLGTSLAHLAVATANYLNSGVLGVVAAATARGGAGGWIPEKLDEGHLDYFFWMMAALSVVNLLQFMSGTLSA
- the LOC102711018 gene encoding protein NRT1/ PTR FAMILY 8.3-like isoform X1, with amino-acid sequence MEGTDEERPLIHYLPPQEQCSEYTCDGTVDIDRRPAPKQSTGNWRACFFILGAEFTQCLCFSAVLKNLVRYLTNVLQESNVDAARSVSTWIGTCFFAPLIGAFMADTFWGRYRTVVTCLSVYTVGMLVLTISASLPLTLHDPYINSGDGIRRVVAYLGLYLIALGAGGIKPCISALGADQFDGGDPVERVTKGSFFNYYYFTNNVGTLLSTTVLVWVQDNVGWGVGFAAPMLLMGFSLAMFVAGRRVYRYRKLGGSPLTRVSQVVVAAARNHRMKLPDDSSLLHELPRLNDGDHYRVQHTTQFRFLDKAAIPSDDNSPWRLCTVSQVEELKMLLRIFPLWASLLLFFVVTAQMSSTLIEQSAAMDGRVGPFTVQPASLATFNVVSVLIWVPVYDAVLVPLARRVTGNARGLSHLQRIAVGLALSAVAMAYSAQVEARRRASSAPMSIMWQAPSYFVLGMAEVFTSIGMLEFFYEQSPESMKSLGTSLAHLAVATANYLNSGVLGVVAAATARGGAGGWIPEKLDEGHLDYFFWMMAALSVVNLLQFMYRSCHVHS
- the LOC102711018 gene encoding protein NRT1/ PTR FAMILY 8.3-like isoform X3, which produces MADTFWGRYRTVVTCLSVYTVGMLVLTISASLPLTLHDPYINSGDGIRRVVAYLGLYLIALGAGGIKPCISALGADQFDGGDPVERVTKGSFFNYYYFTNNVGTLLSTTVLVWVQDNVGWGVGFAAPMLLMGFSLAMFVAGRRVYRYRKLGGSPLTRVSQVVVAAARNHRMKLPDDSSLLHELPRLNDGDHYRVQHTTQFRFLDKAAIPSDDNSPWRLCTVSQVEELKMLLRIFPLWASLLLFFVVTAQMSSTLIEQSAAMDGRVGPFTVQPASLATFNVVSVLIWVPVYDAVLVPLARRVTGNARGLSHLQRIAVGLALSAVAMAYSAQVEARRRASSAPMSIMWQAPSYFVLGMAEVFTSIGMLEFFYEQSPESMKSLGTSLAHLAVATANYLNSGVLGVVAAATARGGAGGWIPEKLDEGHLDYFFWMMAALSVVNLLQFMYRSCHVHS
- the LOC102708831 gene encoding protein NRT1/ PTR FAMILY 8.3-like gives rise to the protein MEAGAADEERPLIHHLPPQEQCSQYTCDGTVNIDKEPALKQSSGNWRACFFILGAEFTGSLCFFGISKNLVTYLTSVLQESNIHAAQSVSIWIGTCFFTPLIGAFLADTYWGRYRTILISLFVVVLGMLILTVSASSPLFLNASHYYGDISHVTVYLGLYLFALGHGCLQPCTPAFGADQFDSADPVERVIKGSFFNWYYFSMHMGSLLSTTVLVWVQDNIGWSVSFAIPTLLLGFGLAMFVSGRRVYRYRKLGGSPLTRVSQVVVAAVRNHRLMLPDDSSLLHEVPRLNEHGYKTQHTAQFRFFDKAAILPNKNNAAQSSPWRLCTVSQVEELKMLLRMLPVWASLFMFFVVTAQVTSTLIEQGTAMDGRIGPFTVPPASLASFDVIGVLICVPLYDAVVVPVARRVTGKDRGISHLQRIGAGLMLSTAAMAYSAAVEAQRLAAAAPVGIMWQAPCYFVLGMAEVFTVIGAMEFFYEQSPESMKSLGTALTHLAIAVANYLNSALLSVVAMATTSGGGGGWIPEKLDEGHLDYFFWMMAALSLLNLLQFLLCSVRYRGNNTTLSS